A genomic region of Oceaniferula marina contains the following coding sequences:
- a CDS encoding PulJ/GspJ family protein, which yields MTQNTKLNRRTRSGFTLLEVVISLGLMGMLIGMVFRVAQSSIMLSQTVVEEQQVTMERSAFFNLLKNHFEQIPGNAVMRLETTEISSGRKLFTLTFQNVPMSFNWGETPMTAEALELATVEQRDGFIDVVLRFYDVKILEDSTSTGDPEAEPVAEITLIDDLSMCECDVIDGRTLEQLSYWDNNSKLPLQVKLYCLFEPSANIVQQTFWVTPKENPEVLMRQIMQRNPGGPQETPGGAEPPEDGGGTNPPDIEIKPGTPTPQPPNGGGRGGSGAGGGLPPGVVPGR from the coding sequence ATGACCCAGAACACCAAGTTGAACAGACGAACCCGCTCCGGCTTTACATTGCTGGAAGTGGTGATTTCGCTTGGCTTGATGGGGATGTTGATCGGGATGGTGTTTCGGGTAGCGCAATCATCGATTATGTTGAGCCAGACGGTGGTGGAGGAGCAGCAGGTCACGATGGAGCGTAGTGCTTTTTTCAATTTGCTGAAAAACCATTTTGAGCAGATCCCCGGGAATGCCGTCATGCGTTTGGAGACGACCGAGATCAGTAGCGGGCGAAAGTTGTTTACCCTGACCTTTCAGAATGTGCCGATGTCATTTAATTGGGGGGAGACTCCGATGACCGCTGAGGCCTTGGAATTGGCCACGGTAGAACAACGTGATGGCTTTATCGATGTGGTGCTGCGTTTTTACGATGTCAAAATCCTCGAAGATTCGACCTCGACCGGAGACCCGGAAGCGGAGCCTGTTGCCGAGATCACGCTGATTGACGATCTCTCGATGTGTGAGTGCGATGTCATCGATGGTAGGACACTTGAGCAATTATCCTATTGGGATAACAACAGCAAGTTGCCGCTCCAGGTGAAGCTGTATTGCCTGTTCGAGCCAAGCGCCAATATTGTTCAGCAAACGTTTTGGGTGACGCCGAAAGAAAACCCGGAAGTCTTGATGCGCCAGATCATGCAGCGAAACCCTGGCGGCCCGCAAGAAACCCCAGGCGGAGCAGAACCTCCCGAGGATGGTGGCGGGACCAATCCACCGGATATCGAAATCAAACCGGGGACGCCGACACCCCAGCCGCCAAACGGTGGGGGGCGTGGAGGTTCTGGAGCAGGAGGCGGCTTACCACCCGGGGTCGTTCCTGGAAGGTAG
- a CDS encoding general secretion pathway protein GspK, with protein MKRRITASGKMASGSALVAVFWIMAILSLAVFAAVRVVYHDADVASAQINGFDALQAAERGIAVASNPAVEKMDPILEWSDPDRDLSYSARITSEAARFNINVILLRKDKTLLTDIFTDWGMELQDAQMLVDNLTDWIDEGDLTELNGAEVDWYESQGRPNHPFNRPFYNLDEMRLVKDMVLLEQLKPDWRSWFTIWSEGKLDINEAEPELISAAAEVSIDDAQDLVDHILGPDLERYTEDDQPVSLAEGLAMLGVSEFQSPVITPRLTDKDQTTRIVSDGQAGPIKRRITLILKNRTGQPAILERKEEIIP; from the coding sequence ATGAAGAGAAGAATCACAGCATCAGGAAAAATGGCATCCGGAAGCGCATTGGTCGCGGTCTTCTGGATTATGGCGATTTTGTCTCTGGCTGTGTTTGCCGCTGTGCGGGTGGTTTATCACGATGCTGACGTGGCCTCGGCCCAGATTAATGGATTTGATGCCTTACAGGCTGCAGAGCGCGGGATAGCGGTGGCCTCGAACCCGGCAGTGGAAAAAATGGACCCCATTCTCGAGTGGTCCGACCCCGATCGTGATCTTTCTTATTCTGCGCGCATCACTTCTGAAGCTGCGAGGTTTAACATCAACGTGATCCTGCTGCGAAAAGACAAAACCCTGCTGACGGATATCTTTACGGATTGGGGGATGGAGCTGCAGGACGCCCAAATGCTGGTGGACAATCTGACCGATTGGATTGATGAAGGGGATCTGACTGAGTTGAATGGTGCGGAAGTGGATTGGTATGAATCGCAAGGACGACCGAATCACCCGTTCAACCGACCGTTCTATAATCTCGATGAAATGCGCTTGGTGAAAGATATGGTTTTACTTGAGCAGCTCAAACCGGACTGGCGAAGCTGGTTTACCATCTGGAGTGAGGGAAAGCTGGATATTAACGAGGCCGAGCCCGAGTTGATTTCTGCGGCGGCGGAGGTTTCGATTGATGATGCTCAGGATCTGGTGGATCACATTCTGGGGCCAGACCTTGAGCGTTACACGGAAGACGACCAGCCAGTGAGCCTGGCCGAGGGGCTTGCCATGCTCGGGGTTTCTGAATTCCAATCTCCTGTGATTACACCGCGCCTTACCGATAAGGATCAGACCACCCGGATCGTCAGTGATGGGCAGGCAGGGCCGATCAAGAGACGCATCACGCTGATTTTAAAAAACCGAACCGGGCAACCGGCGATACTGGAACGCAAAGAAGAAATTATTCCTTGA
- the argH gene encoding argininosuccinate lyase, whose amino-acid sequence MWKGRFSKATADLVQQYGESISYDWRLYKHDIAGSIAHARAQVKAGLLNDDEFSAICEGLQTIEKDIDAGTFEFSIELEDIHMNIESALTKKIGAPGAKLHTARSRNDQVATDTRLYCREEIDTLTALISDLQSALLAQAKTYAAAVIPGYTHLQRGQPVTVGHHLLAYVEMLDRDTSRLADCRKRVNVSPLGSGALAGSTINLDRQQIAEELGFDRVTTNSMDAISDRDYIAEFLFAMALIGTHLSRLSEDLILWCSSEFGFATLSDAHTTGSSLMPQKKNPDVCELTRGKTGRLYGNLVALLTAAKGLPLTYNRDLQEDKEPLFDSIDTLKIALKVNSEMIAEMAINTEACEAAASDPLLLATDLADYLVKNGVPFRQAHELVGQAVAVSVDTKTPLDQLDLTQISDHYGADAQAVFNLQTALAARTNPGAPSVENVEAEVARWQQNL is encoded by the coding sequence ATGTGGAAAGGACGTTTTTCAAAAGCCACCGCCGATCTTGTGCAACAATATGGAGAATCCATCTCATACGACTGGAGACTCTATAAACATGACATCGCAGGATCCATCGCCCACGCACGAGCCCAAGTGAAGGCCGGACTGCTCAACGATGATGAGTTTTCCGCCATCTGCGAAGGATTGCAGACAATCGAAAAAGATATCGACGCCGGAACCTTTGAGTTTTCCATCGAACTCGAAGACATCCACATGAATATCGAAAGCGCTCTGACGAAAAAAATAGGAGCCCCGGGAGCCAAACTTCATACCGCACGATCCCGCAACGACCAGGTGGCCACCGACACCCGCCTCTACTGCCGTGAGGAAATCGACACCCTGACGGCTCTCATCTCAGACCTTCAATCCGCCCTGCTCGCTCAGGCCAAAACCTACGCGGCGGCCGTTATCCCCGGCTACACCCACCTGCAACGCGGCCAGCCGGTCACTGTTGGCCACCACCTGCTCGCTTATGTGGAAATGCTCGACCGCGATACCTCCCGACTGGCAGACTGCCGGAAGCGGGTCAACGTCTCCCCCTTGGGCTCCGGAGCACTCGCAGGGTCAACCATCAACCTCGATCGCCAGCAAATCGCCGAAGAATTGGGATTTGACCGGGTGACCACCAACTCGATGGACGCCATTTCCGACCGCGATTACATCGCTGAATTTCTTTTTGCCATGGCTCTGATCGGGACCCACCTATCCCGACTTTCGGAAGACCTGATCCTTTGGTGCTCCAGTGAATTCGGTTTTGCCACCCTCTCTGACGCCCACACCACCGGATCCTCACTGATGCCCCAGAAAAAAAATCCGGACGTTTGTGAACTCACCCGGGGGAAAACCGGCCGCCTCTATGGTAATCTGGTTGCGCTACTCACTGCGGCCAAAGGCCTGCCATTAACCTACAACCGCGACCTCCAGGAAGATAAAGAGCCTCTTTTTGACTCCATCGACACCCTGAAAATCGCCCTCAAAGTCAACAGTGAGATGATCGCCGAAATGGCCATCAATACCGAAGCCTGCGAAGCCGCAGCCAGCGACCCTCTGCTACTCGCCACGGACCTGGCTGACTACTTGGTCAAAAATGGAGTCCCCTTCCGGCAGGCCCACGAACTGGTTGGACAGGCCGTCGCCGTCAGCGTCGATACCAAAACGCCACTCGACCAACTCGATCTGACGCAAATATCCGATCATTACGGAGCCGATGCCCAAGCCGTGTTCAACCTACAAACAGCTCTCGCCGCTCGGACCAACCCAGGGGCCCCAAGTGTCGAAAATGTCGAGGCTGAGGTCGCCCGCTGGCAGCAAAACCTGTAG
- a CDS encoding pilus assembly FimT family protein has translation MNNAQRQIRQGVPLGFTLLEVVFVLGMIAMLAVWLTVSVTTVDTEQQLREAAGEIQSQIKRGRSIAVTQQRAYQVTLGEGDVSLAPQYARSQMPENDRSLPRLFEEDVDSSSMSDYQEVYNSVDLDPEIRYEIRRWRSDIWEEIDGDKKLVFILDPVGLVEPITIRCSKGDSWLMQEIHPLTADVNYEEMTVQE, from the coding sequence ATGAATAATGCTCAACGTCAGATCCGGCAGGGGGTCCCCTTAGGTTTTACCCTGCTGGAAGTTGTGTTCGTGCTTGGCATGATTGCCATGCTCGCCGTCTGGTTGACGGTCAGTGTCACCACGGTGGATACCGAACAGCAATTGCGTGAGGCGGCAGGTGAGATCCAATCCCAAATCAAGCGGGGACGATCCATCGCGGTTACTCAGCAGCGGGCATATCAAGTGACGCTTGGTGAGGGGGATGTTTCCTTGGCTCCGCAATACGCGCGAAGCCAGATGCCTGAGAATGACCGGAGCTTACCTCGGCTTTTTGAAGAGGATGTAGACTCAAGCTCGATGTCGGATTACCAGGAAGTCTACAACAGCGTAGATCTGGATCCCGAAATTCGTTATGAAATTCGCCGATGGAGGTCGGATATCTGGGAGGAAATCGATGGGGATAAGAAGTTGGTGTTCATTCTTGATCCTGTCGGACTGGTCGAACCGATCACGATTCGGTGCAGCAAGGGCGATAGTTGGTTGATGCAGGAAATTCATCCTCTGACGGCGGATGTAAACTATGAAGAAATGACGGTGCAGGAGTAA
- the gspG gene encoding type II secretion system major pseudopilin GspG, with amino-acid sequence MKITCHTQPSRFVSAHSSPFCHRSRRVLSSGFTLLEMVIVLGIIAMIMGGAIFTMQRISDSGAITVVEGDFSSINNALQSYKTNARSYPSQQQGLQALVEKPSTAPRPKRWTRILDEVPKDPWNNEYLYKYPGSKDRSRPEIISMGKDGLEGTEDDLSSQDE; translated from the coding sequence ATGAAAATAACCTGTCATACCCAGCCGTCCCGGTTTGTTTCCGCTCATTCTTCTCCTTTCTGCCATCGTTCACGACGTGTGCTTTCTTCCGGCTTCACCTTGCTTGAAATGGTGATTGTGCTTGGAATTATTGCGATGATCATGGGAGGGGCCATCTTTACCATGCAGAGAATTTCTGACAGTGGGGCGATTACCGTTGTGGAGGGGGATTTCTCATCCATCAACAATGCCTTGCAGTCGTATAAAACAAATGCCCGGAGTTACCCTTCTCAGCAGCAAGGCTTGCAAGCGCTTGTAGAAAAGCCGAGTACGGCACCGCGGCCGAAGCGTTGGACCCGGATCCTGGATGAAGTGCCCAAGGATCCATGGAATAACGAATACCTTTATAAATACCCCGGAAGCAAGGATCGCTCACGCCCCGAGATTATCAGCATGGGGAAAGATGGCCTGGAGGGCACTGAGGACGACTTGTCCAGTCAGGATGAATAA